TAAGAGAAACATATGAGCATGAAGGTCTCATTTTTAAAAGTGTAGCGATGCAAAAAATAGTGGAGACGATTAAAAAAGTTTCTACAGTAGATAGTACGATCCTTGTTTTAGGAGAAACGGGAGTCGGAAAAAGTAGATTAGTGCGTCATTTGCATGAAGTGAGCCATCGGAAGAATGAAATGCTATATGAAATGAATTGTGCGGCACTGCCGACAAATTTAATTGAATCGGAACTATTTGGATACTCGGGTGGTTCATTTACAGGTGCGAATCGTGAAGGGAAAAAAGGGATTTTAGAGCTAGCCCATAAAGGGACTCTTTTCTTAGATGAAATTGGTGAAATGCCACTTGAAATTCAGGCGAAGCTCTTACAGGTATTACAGGAAAAAACATTTCGCTCAGTAGGAGGTAGAGAGCTAAAAAAAGTAGACGTTCGTATTGTGGCAGCTACGAATCGGAATTTAAGCGAAATGGTAAAGGAGGGGGCATTTAGGAAAGATTTATATTATCGCCTAAATGTAATACCAATTCAAATTCCGCCACTTCGTGAGCGAGCAGAAGATATTTTGCCGCTAGTCTATCATTATTTACATCATTTTAATAAAAAGTATGGACGTGATGTGAAGCTAGCTCCTAGTACGTTGCAAATGTTTGTAGGCTATCCATGGGAAGGAAACAATAGAGAAATAGAGAATGTAATTGAAAGAATTGTTATTACTGCAGATGATTTTGTAACGATAGAAGATTTACCACTATCTATGCAAGAATCAACAGTTGAGCAATCGGGACAGAGCCTTTATAAAATGCTAGAGGAAGTAGAACGAAATATTATTCTTAAAGCGTATAAAACATATGGATCAAGTTATAAAGTAGCTGAGTTTTTACAAATAAGTCAATCTGCTGCTACTAGGAAAATTAAGAAGTTTACTGGAGAAGAAATTAGCCATACAAATGTTTAAAGGAGGAAGAGACTATTGGATAAGAAAGCGACGTTTGTAAATTTAGATCAAAAAGCGATGTATATAAATGGAGAATGGGTTACGTTACAAGAACAAATCGAGGTTAATAATCCAGCGACGCAAGAAATATTTGCAACTGTACCGAAAGGCGGGGTTACGGAAGCGAAGGAAGCTGTTGATGCTGCATATGAAGCTTTCAAATCGTGGTCAAAATTAACAGCAGCTGATCGAGCGGGAAAATTAAAGAAGTGGTTTACACTCATTGATGAAAACAAAGAAGAAATTGCAGCGATTATGACGAAGGAACAAGGAAAGCCATTTGCAGAAGCGCTCGGTGAGGTGAATTATGCAAATAGTTTTGTTGAATGGTATGCAGAAGAAGGGAAACGAGTATACGGTGAAATGATTCCAGCTTCTCATCCGAATAAACGTATTTTAGTAATGAAACAGCCAGTTGGGGTTATTGCAGCCATTACGCCTTGGAATTTCCCAGCAGCTATGATTACGAGAAAGGTAGCTCCAGCGCTTGCGGCAGGTTGTACTGCAGTTGTGAAACCTGCCAGTCAAACGCCATTAACTGCACTGAAATTAGCTGAATTAGCACATGAAGCAGGTATTCCGAAAGGTGTTTTAAATATCGTAACAGGAAGTGCAAAAGCAATTGCAGATACGTGGATGGAGGATGGACGCGTTAGAAAGGTTTCATTTACAGGATCAACTGAAATTGGAAAAGAATTAATGGCTAGTGCTGCAAAAACGATGAAAAAAGTTTCACTTGAACTAGGTGGGCATGCTCCGTTTATTGTAATGAACGATGCTGATTTAGATAAAGCAGTAGAAGCGGTAATCGGCTCGAAATTCCGAAATGCAGGACAAACATGTATATGTACAAATCGTGTATTCGTACAAGAGGCGGTTTATGGAGAATTTGTAGAGAAGTTCCAAGCCGCAGTCGGACAGCTTAAAGTTGGAGATGGATTCGGTGAAGGAACGACTGTTGGACCACTTATTGATGAGGGTGCAATTGCAAAAGTGCAAGAGCATATTGAAGATGCTGTTCAAAAAGGTGGCGAAATTTTATATGGAGGCCAAAAAGTTGCAGAGTTAGATGGTTATTTCATGCAGCCAACTGTAATTGGGGAGGCAAATGATACAATGCTTTGTATGAACGAAGAAACATTTGGTCCAGTTGCACCTGTTGCTAAATTTGAAACAGCCCAGGAAGTAATTGAACGTGCGAATCATACGCCATATGGATTAGCTGCATATATTTTTACGAAAGATATTAGCCAAGCGTTTCAAATTAGTGAAGCATTAGAATATGGCATTATCGGTTTGAACGATGGACTTCCATCAGTTGCACAAGCACCGTTTGGTGGACTTAAAGAGAGTGGTATCGGCCGTGAAGGTGGTCACTTCGGTATCGAGGAATATTTAGAAATTAAGTATATTTCATTAGGATTATAAGTAGTATACTAGAATCTCTATAAGCTAACAGATAAGGAGATTCTATATGGTATATTGGCTATTATTACTCGTAACGATTATTTTTGAAGTAGCTGGAACAATCGCAATGAAATTATCAAATGGTTTAACAAAGTTCGTTCCAAGTGTACTTATTTTCGTTTTTTATGGAATTTGTTTCAGTGTGTTTGCTATTGTTGTTAAAAAGATTCATTTAAGTATTGCCTACGCGATTTGGTCTGGTGTAGGGACATTGCTTATTACAATTATTAGTGTCTACTTTTTTAAAGAGCATATTAGCTTATTCCAAGCGTTTTGTATTCTCTTTATCGTTTTAGGTGTGATTGGACTGAAAGTGTCATCAGCATCATAAGAAGCTATCTTCTACGGAAGATAGCTTCTTTCATTTTCTATAGATGTGAATCGTATTTTTTACGACAAAATATGACAAGAAGAAGGGATGGGTTTTGCTATGATAACCGTATAAAATCTAGTCTTATTTGGAGGAAGTGTGATGCTAAAAAAAGTGAGTAAAATTGTTCTAATGGGTAGCATAGTTTTAAGCTTAGGCGCCTGTACGGAAGTGAAAAATAACAACACGAGTAAACAAGAAGACATTCAAAATAAAGTTTATAAAGTAGGAGAAACAGTAGACGTGGATGGATTGCAAGTAACTCTTGATTCAGTTCAATTAGGGTATCCAGATTACTCTAAAGATAAAAAGAAAGATGATATTTTAGGGATTGTTTTTACGGTGAAAAATAATAGTAAAAAGGAAATACCTTTTGCATTTTACGAATTTGAGATTACAGATAAGAAAGGTACAAAGTTTAAAGAATATAAATATGATAGCTTCATTAGTAAAAAGATAGCACCGGATGAAAAAATCCAAGATGTAATGTTGTTTGATGTGGCAAAAGAAAATACATACATTGCTACATATAGACCGGAATTTACGCATGAAAATAGGACGATAAAATTTGAATTGAAGCCAACCAATTAAATTTTGAAAAACAGAAAAAAGAACAAGACTAGTATCTTGTTCTTTTCTATTTTGTATTAAAACGCCCAGTTCCCTTTTCGGAAGATTGGTTCATGTGTGCCATCAGCTGTAATACCGTCAATATCAAGATCAGCTGAACCAATCATAAAGTCTTCGTGTGTAATACTAGCGTTTGCACCATTTTCAGCAAGTTCTTCTTTTGTCATTGTTTTCCCGCCATCTAAGTTAAATGCATAAGCATTTCCAATTGCAAGGTGACAAGATGCATTTTCGTCAAATAGTGTATTGTAGAATAAAATATTCGTATTAGAAATTGGCGAATCATGAGGTACTAACGCTACTTCTCCTAAGAAGTGCGAACCTTCATCTGTTTCGACTAAATGTTTTAAAGCTTCTTCACCAACATCCGCCTTATAGTCAACGATACGACCATTTTCAAACGTTAACGTGAAGTTATCAATAATGTTCCCAGCAAATGCTAACGGCTTTGTGCTAGATACTTGTCCGTTTACACCTGTTTTAAGTGGCATCGTAAAGACTTCTTCTGTCGGAATGTTAGCCATAAATGGTACGTTCTTTTCATTTAAGCTACCAGCGCCAGCCCATACATGTTTTTCTGGAAGTTCGATTGTTAAATCTGTTCCAGGACCTGTATAGTGAAGAGCTTTATAATGTTTTTCATTTAAGTAATCTACTTTTTTATGTAATGTTTCATTATGTTCATTCCATGCTTCAACTGGATTTTCTAAATCTGCACGAGTTGCTTGGAAAATCGCATCCCATAGTTTTGCTTCTTGTTCTTCTGGTGCTGCGTCAGGGAATACTTTTGCAGCCCATTCTTTTGTAGGAACAGAAATTACACACCAGCTTACTTTATCTGCTTGTACATAATCACGGTATACTTTCATTGCTTCTCCAGCTACTTTATGAGCAGTTGCAATTTTCTTTGCATCTACACCCTTTAATAAATCAGGGTTCTCTGCATAGATGGACATAAATGCAGCGCCTTCTTTTGCTAATTCTTCACGAGCGTGTGCCTTCCAAGATGGAAATTCAGAGAATGCTTCTTCAGGAGCTAAATCGAATTTTAATCGTGTTAACGTTTCGTCATTCCAATCAACATATACATGCTTTGCACCAGCTTTATATGCTTTTTCTGTAACGAGGCGTACAAATGGTGCAGCTTCAAGAGGTGCGCTGATTGATAATGTTTGTTCTGGCTGAATATTAACACCGATATTGACTGCAAGAGCAGCATATTTTTCTAATGTTTGTTCAAATGACATATGTATAATCTCCTTTAGTTTGAAAGATTTCTTACTTTATATAATACAAGAAAATTCAAAATATATATATAAATACAGCATAAAAAACACTAATAAACCTTCATTTTTAGGAAAAAAAGAGCCCAAAATATATTGAGCTCTCTCATTTACTTAATAGAAGATGCAAATTGTTCAACTGTAGTCGTATTGTGTATGCGAACACGTTTCATTTTTAATAACTCATCAGGTTCACCTTTTGTGATGAACTGTCCAGGTTTTGTCGTTGTTGCAAATTGATAATATTTCTTTGTTTCTGCTACAACTTTATCATCTACATGGCCGAATGGATATGCAATAGCGATAACAGGCTTACCTGTTATTTTTTCTAGTTTTTCCTTCGATCCTTTCAATTCTTCCGCGTAATTTGTAATTTTCGGTAAGTCTGCATGTGTTGCTGTATGGGATTGTACAGAAAAAATACCGGAATCGACCATTTCTTTTATTTCAACAGTGGATAGAGCGCCTTCTACATCAACATTATCGACGATCATATACTCAGTTGCCGCCGGCTTAAAAGTATCGTCTTTTAGCTTTTGTAAAATACGAAATGCATTCATATTGTTTTTCATGCCATCATCAAATGTAACGAAAATAGGTTTATTTACTTTATTTATATCGTTCCATCGTTCAAAAGTTAGTAATGTAAAGCCGTTTTCTTTTAAGTACTTCATTTGTGCTTCAAAGTTAGCAGGTGATACGAATAAGTCTTTAATACCTTGTCCATGATAATCATCAATTGCATGATACATAAGAACAGGTACCTTTTGCTCGAATATAATGGTGGACTTTGTGAGTGGAATATTTTTTCCGTCTTTTTTTGTTCCTATTGCTTCAATTTGGTATTCACCACGTTGTCCTTCAAATTCTTTTATATTAAAAGGAATTGTAAATTGTTTCTCTTTTTCTTTAGAGGAGAAAGATTTCGCACTTTCTTTTCCGTCAGCAGTACGCCAAATTTTATACTGTACCTCACTTAAAGAATCTTTTATATCTGTTATATGGATGGATGTGTTTGCAGATTCGTGTGTAATGGGAGCGTAAGAAATTTTACCTTGTGTTTGTACAGTTTCTTCTTTTTTATTTACTTGCTCTTGCACCTTTTTCTCTTTTTTAGGTTCTTGGTTCGCATTACTAGTAGTACATCCTGCCAGAATGGCAGATGTACATAAAGCGATTGCTGCGTATTTTCTCATAACGATCACCTTCTATTGTGTATTATGTTGCATGTTTACATTAAAACACCCACCGCTATAAGAGTGGTGGGTGTATACCCTTGTTCATCATATCATTTGAAGAAAATGAGGGGAATATGATTTTTGAGGGCTCATGATAGAGAGGGAAGGCTAGTGGCTTTGAATAGATGTATCCTTTCTTTTCTTATTGGAAGTAATAATGATATACCCTACTACAAAAATGAGAGGAATAATGAAGACATAGATAGGCATTCCCCATACGTAATAGCTTTTCATGCTTAAAAACAATAAATGTAAAAAATCAAAAAGGGCGTGAGCTTTCATAAAATCCTCCAGTGTTTTTTACAAATTATAGCATTTAGAATTTGTAATTTGTATATTTTGGTAATCGATTTAAGCTCATTTTAAAGTAAGATGAATGCTACTTTATATGCAATTCTGCATATGTTATTCATTTTCATTCGAATATAAGGATTTCAGATTATAATAGAAAACATTGTAAATATAAGTAAGAATGATGTGCGGAGTGGAGAATAGAAATGAAATACAGAAAAATAATATATATCCTTCTAGTATTGCTATGTATAGTTGGTTGTCAAAGTGAAGTGAGTAAAGCAAATAGCGTAGAAGAGTATATTCCGTCACGCCTTATGACTGCGGATATTATGACGCTTGAAATGGATCGTGATACCCGTAAAAAAGTAGAGGTTATTACTAAAAAAATGAGTGATCATGTGAAAAATGATAAAGAGTGGTATGTAAACTACATATCGGGGCATATAGATAAACAGGTGAAGCCGTATCATCCTAATTTTGGTGTTACGGAAGAAGAATATAACTTTTTTAGAAATGCTGTTGAGCATAGTAGCCTATCTAATACAAGTGATGGAAAACTGCAATTTAAACAAAAGAGTAATCACGAAATAGAAATTGTTTCAAGTAAAAATTTAGAGCTATTTCGACATATAGTGATTGATACTGAGAAGAATATAATAAGAACTTCGTTTGGAGAATGTCAGTATGTTGGAGAAGTAAAAGCATCTTCAGAACAAAGGCTAACGGGTCCATGGAACGGCAAGCAGTGGGTATTACAAAAAGAAAATTTAATCTATTTATTTTCTTTAGGAAAGCTTGAAGGAGGAAATAAATCCATTATTGATATTTCAGTAAAAGGTATACATGAAGGAAAGCTTATTAGTAAAGAAAAAGTAGTCGAATTTCACTCGCTTTCTTAAAGAAGCGAAAAAACCACCTTACTTAAACAAGTAAGGTGGTTTTTTATTAAATAAACAATCCAGCGATTGTCGCAGATAAAATAGAAGCAAGTGTTGATGCAAATAGCATTTTCCAACCGAATTTCGATACGACGCTTCCTTGCTTTTCAGAAAGGGCACGAATTGTACCAACGATCGCACCAATTTGGCTAATACTTGCGAAGCTAATTAAGAATACTGTAACAATTCCAACTGTACGTGGAGATAACGTTGAAGCAACACCTTTTAAGTCTAAGATCGCTACGAATTCATTTAAAACAATTTTCGTACCCATGATGCCACCAGCAGGGATAATATCATGAGCTGGAATACCCATTAAGAATGCAAATGGAGCAAGAATATAGCCGAAGATTTGTTGTAAAGTAACAGCATGTCCCATTGCACCAGAAGCGGCACTAATTACGTAGTTTATAACTTCCATCACACCGATGAAGGCGATCATTAATGCGGCAACGATACCAGCTACTTTTAAACCATCTAATGCACCGTTAATCATTGCACCAATAAAGCTATCCCCGAATAGGCTTCGATCAAATTTTTGAACTGTTTCTTCTTCTTTTTTCGTATCAACTGGTGTTAATAAAGAACAAACGATTAAGCTTGAGAATAAGTTTAGCGGAAGAGCTGCTAGTACATATTTCGCATCCAACATCATAACGTATGATGCGGTAACAGAAGCAGAAACTGAGCTCATCGCAGAACAACAAATGATAAACATACGGTTTTTATTGAAATGCTGTAAATCATTTTTAATAACGATTAATGCTTCACTTGAACCGAAGAATACAGAGTTTACCGCATGGAATGATTCAACGCGTGGTAAACCAGTAATTTTTGAAATTACACCGCCGACAACGCGAACGATGAATGGTAAAACACCTAAATAACTAAAAATAGAAAGTAGTGCTGAGAAAAAGACGATAATTAATAATACATTTAAGAAAAAGACAAAATCTCTTTGAATTCCATTAAAGAGAAAATCGACACCTGTCGTACCAAGTTTAATTAGCTTGTTGAAGACTTTACCAATGAAAATAATAATTTGCTGACCAATTTTTGTGCCAAACATAAACCAACCGATTAAAATTTGTAAACCAATCATAATAGCAATTGCACGGAAGTTGATTTTACTTTTGTTGTTTGACAAAGCAAAGCATAAACCTAACACGGCAAGAATACCGATAACGCTCATTACGTATTGCATGTAGTTGCCCCTTTCAGAAGTTCGTATAAAGTTTTTACATAAAACGCTC
The DNA window shown above is from Bacillus clarus and carries:
- a CDS encoding DMT family transporter is translated as MVYWLLLLVTIIFEVAGTIAMKLSNGLTKFVPSVLIFVFYGICFSVFAIVVKKIHLSIAYAIWSGVGTLLITIISVYFFKEHISLFQAFCILFIVLGVIGLKVSSAS
- a CDS encoding NAD-dependent succinate-semialdehyde dehydrogenase codes for the protein MDKKATFVNLDQKAMYINGEWVTLQEQIEVNNPATQEIFATVPKGGVTEAKEAVDAAYEAFKSWSKLTAADRAGKLKKWFTLIDENKEEIAAIMTKEQGKPFAEALGEVNYANSFVEWYAEEGKRVYGEMIPASHPNKRILVMKQPVGVIAAITPWNFPAAMITRKVAPALAAGCTAVVKPASQTPLTALKLAELAHEAGIPKGVLNIVTGSAKAIADTWMEDGRVRKVSFTGSTEIGKELMASAAKTMKKVSLELGGHAPFIVMNDADLDKAVEAVIGSKFRNAGQTCICTNRVFVQEAVYGEFVEKFQAAVGQLKVGDGFGEGTTVGPLIDEGAIAKVQEHIEDAVQKGGEILYGGQKVAELDGYFMQPTVIGEANDTMLCMNEETFGPVAPVAKFETAQEVIERANHTPYGLAAYIFTKDISQAFQISEALEYGIIGLNDGLPSVAQAPFGGLKESGIGREGGHFGIEEYLEIKYISLGL
- a CDS encoding polysaccharide deacetylase family protein, with protein sequence MRKYAAIALCTSAILAGCTTSNANQEPKKEKKVQEQVNKKEETVQTQGKISYAPITHESANTSIHITDIKDSLSEVQYKIWRTADGKESAKSFSSKEKEKQFTIPFNIKEFEGQRGEYQIEAIGTKKDGKNIPLTKSTIIFEQKVPVLMYHAIDDYHGQGIKDLFVSPANFEAQMKYLKENGFTLLTFERWNDINKVNKPIFVTFDDGMKNNMNAFRILQKLKDDTFKPAATEYMIVDNVDVEGALSTVEIKEMVDSGIFSVQSHTATHADLPKITNYAEELKGSKEKLEKITGKPVIAIAYPFGHVDDKVVAETKKYYQFATTTKPGQFITKGEPDELLKMKRVRIHNTTTVEQFASSIK
- a CDS encoding sigma-54 interaction domain-containing protein; protein product: MVAEKERAFMDLKDVFEYAFDEIFVTDENGTVVRVNSTCERHYQLSAKELVGKHVEELQKEGIFYPSATLEVIEKKKPVEIVQTTKSGEYLHVRTRPLFDEQGNLRRVISYSRDLTELYQLRKKVEEMKSQLKTYKKELRETYEHEGLIFKSVAMQKIVETIKKVSTVDSTILVLGETGVGKSRLVRHLHEVSHRKNEMLYEMNCAALPTNLIESELFGYSGGSFTGANREGKKGILELAHKGTLFLDEIGEMPLEIQAKLLQVLQEKTFRSVGGRELKKVDVRIVAATNRNLSEMVKEGAFRKDLYYRLNVIPIQIPPLRERAEDILPLVYHYLHHFNKKYGRDVKLAPSTLQMFVGYPWEGNNREIENVIERIVITADDFVTIEDLPLSMQESTVEQSGQSLYKMLEEVERNIILKAYKTYGSSYKVAEFLQISQSAATRKIKKFTGEEISHTNV
- a CDS encoding DUF4352 domain-containing protein, with the protein product MLKKVSKIVLMGSIVLSLGACTEVKNNNTSKQEDIQNKVYKVGETVDVDGLQVTLDSVQLGYPDYSKDKKKDDILGIVFTVKNNSKKEIPFAFYEFEITDKKGTKFKEYKYDSFISKKIAPDEKIQDVMLFDVAKENTYIATYRPEFTHENRTIKFELKPTN
- a CDS encoding aminopeptidase, encoding MSFEQTLEKYAALAVNIGVNIQPEQTLSISAPLEAAPFVRLVTEKAYKAGAKHVYVDWNDETLTRLKFDLAPEEAFSEFPSWKAHAREELAKEGAAFMSIYAENPDLLKGVDAKKIATAHKVAGEAMKVYRDYVQADKVSWCVISVPTKEWAAKVFPDAAPEEQEAKLWDAIFQATRADLENPVEAWNEHNETLHKKVDYLNEKHYKALHYTGPGTDLTIELPEKHVWAGAGSLNEKNVPFMANIPTEEVFTMPLKTGVNGQVSSTKPLAFAGNIIDNFTLTFENGRIVDYKADVGEEALKHLVETDEGSHFLGEVALVPHDSPISNTNILFYNTLFDENASCHLAIGNAYAFNLDGGKTMTKEELAENGANASITHEDFMIGSADLDIDGITADGTHEPIFRKGNWAF
- a CDS encoding NupC/NupG family nucleoside CNT transporter, which gives rise to MQYVMSVIGILAVLGLCFALSNNKSKINFRAIAIMIGLQILIGWFMFGTKIGQQIIIFIGKVFNKLIKLGTTGVDFLFNGIQRDFVFFLNVLLIIVFFSALLSIFSYLGVLPFIVRVVGGVISKITGLPRVESFHAVNSVFFGSSEALIVIKNDLQHFNKNRMFIICCSAMSSVSASVTASYVMMLDAKYVLAALPLNLFSSLIVCSLLTPVDTKKEEETVQKFDRSLFGDSFIGAMINGALDGLKVAGIVAALMIAFIGVMEVINYVISAASGAMGHAVTLQQIFGYILAPFAFLMGIPAHDIIPAGGIMGTKIVLNEFVAILDLKGVASTLSPRTVGIVTVFLISFASISQIGAIVGTIRALSEKQGSVVSKFGWKMLFASTLASILSATIAGLFI